GGCTTCAATTTTATTCCTCCTTACTTAAAATTATCGGGTCTTTATAAGGTTTTGTTCCCCTATAAGCCCACGACCATTACCTTACCAAATAAACCGCTATTGTCAATCGGTTCATGATACAGGCTGCCTTTATTCTAAAACCCGTTTAGATTTTTGGCAACTGACCCCCGGCGATGAGGCCGTTGCTCCTAAGCCTTGCCCTGTCCCTTGGTGTTTTGTTTGGCTGCAAGGGGTGTGAAAGAAGCTGTGGGAGGCTGAAAAAAGGGGCCCTCTAGGGGCCCCGGGGAGTTTGTTTGTGTTTTCATCGGCAATCCGCTACAGCGGTTTGATGATCCCAAGGGCCATCAGCACGATGGCCGCTATGGCGGCAAGGCATAGGATGATCAGCACCACGGTCTCGAAGGTTCCGAAGGCCTTCTCGTCGTTTTCCCTCTTGGCCTGCCAGTAGAATATGGCGCCGGGGGCGTAGAGGATCGCGCACATGAGCAGGTACTGAAGCCCTGCCCCGTAGAGGAGCCATATGGAGTAAAGGGACGCCACAAGCCCCATGGCGAAGTCGAAGGCGGTGGACTCCCTTCTTACGTAGCCCTCGCCGGTGCTGGCCAGCTTAAGCAGGTACAGGGCGCTGAAGATGTATGGCACCAGGATGGCGGCGCTTGCCACGGTATAAAGGGCCTGATAGGTGCTCTCGGAGACCAGGGTTATGATGAGGAACAGCTGCACAAGGCCGTTTGTGATCCAAAGGGAGCTGGCGGGGGCTCCGTTGTTGTTCTCCCAGGAGAAGAAGTAGGGGAACACCTCGTCCTCCGCCGCCACGTAGGGTATCTCCGCCGCCAGCAGCGTCCAGCCCAGGGTGGCCCCGGACAGGGACACTATGAGCCCCAGGTTGATGATGGCCGCCCCGCCGCTTCCCACCAGCTTCTCCAGGATGTAGGCGGTGCTTGGGTTCTTGAGGGCGATCAGCTCCTCCCGGGGCATTATGCCAAGCGACGCCAGGGATATGATCACGTACAGCACCAGGGTGCCAAGAAGGCCTATCACCGTGGCCTTGCCCACGTCGGTCTTCCTGGCGGCCCGTCCCGAGAGCACCACGGCGCCCTCCACGCCGATGAAGACCCACAGGGTCACCATCATGGTGCTTCTCACCTGCTCCAGCACCGAACCGAACTGGAAGGCCCCGCCGGTTCCCCAGAAATCGGCGTTGAAGAGATCCGCTTTGAAGCCTATGAACGCCATGGCGGTGAAGAATATTATGGGCACCAGCTTGCCCACCGTGGTTATGAGGTTGACTATGGCGGCCTCCCGAATGCCGCTTAAGACAAGTATGTGGATGGCCCAAAGCACCACCGAAGCTCCCGCCACCGCGGCGGCTCGGTTCTCGAAGAGGGGGAAGAAGTAAGCCACCGCCTCGAAGAGCAGCACCAGGTAAGCCACGTTCCCAAGCCAGGAGCTTATCCAGTACCCCCAGGCGGCGTTGAAGCCGATGAAGTCCCCGAAGCCCGCCTTGGCGTAGCTGTAGATGCCGCCGTCAAGCTCGGGCTTCCGGTTGGACAGGCTGTGGTAGGTAAGAGCCAGGGCTATCATGCCTATCCCGGTTATGAGCCAGCCTATCAAGATAGCCCCAGGACCCGCGTTGCGGGCTATGTCGGAGGGCAGCGAGAAGACCCCTGCCCCTATCATGGACCCTATGACCAGGGCCACCAACGACAAAAGACCCAGCTTCTTCTTGGACATTCCCATCCCCCGTCCCTTGGTGTTTTTTGCCCGTCCACGGGGCCGAGGGCCTGCCGTCTCCCATCCCCCGCCATGACGGGGGAAACGCCCCGGGTTCTGTGTTTTTGGCACATTGCACAGGGTTCATAAACAACGGTCAAGTTTACAGCCCACAAGATACCCCGCGTGTCGTGTTATGTTAGCACGTTACATATCTTGGGTCAATAATACGAATTGCCTCACGTAAAATCTAAACGAAAAGGGAACGTTGCCTCCCCTAAGAATCCAAACGAAATATGATCCCCT
This genomic interval from Thermanaerothrix sp. contains the following:
- the arcD gene encoding arginine-ornithine antiporter; translation: MSKKKLGLLSLVALVIGSMIGAGVFSLPSDIARNAGPGAILIGWLITGIGMIALALTYHSLSNRKPELDGGIYSYAKAGFGDFIGFNAAWGYWISSWLGNVAYLVLLFEAVAYFFPLFENRAAAVAGASVVLWAIHILVLSGIREAAIVNLITTVGKLVPIIFFTAMAFIGFKADLFNADFWGTGGAFQFGSVLEQVRSTMMVTLWVFIGVEGAVVLSGRAARKTDVGKATVIGLLGTLVLYVIISLASLGIMPREELIALKNPSTAYILEKLVGSGGAAIINLGLIVSLSGATLGWTLLAAEIPYVAAEDEVFPYFFSWENNNGAPASSLWITNGLVQLFLIITLVSESTYQALYTVASAAILVPYIFSALYLLKLASTGEGYVRRESTAFDFAMGLVASLYSIWLLYGAGLQYLLMCAILYAPGAIFYWQAKRENDEKAFGTFETVVLIILCLAAIAAIVLMALGIIKPL